A region from the Chionomys nivalis chromosome 22, mChiNiv1.1, whole genome shotgun sequence genome encodes:
- the Zdhhc12 gene encoding palmitoyltransferase ZDHHC12 — protein sequence MVLWALLSPGVLVRTGHTVLTWGITLVLFLHDTELRQWEEQGELFLPLTFLLLVLGSLLLYLAVSLMDPGYVATQPQEEPKEEQTAMVPQAIPLRRCRHCLVLQPLRARHCRDCRRCVRRYDHHCPWMENCVGERNHPLFVAYLALQLVVLLWGLCLAWSGLQFFRPWGLWLRSTGLLFATFLLLSFFSLVVSLLLASHLYLVASNTTTWEFISSHRIAYLRQRTSNPFDRGLTRNLAHFFCGWPSGPWETLWAEEEEEGSSQAV from the exons ATGGTTCTCTGGGCGCTGCTCAGCCCGGGGGTCCTGGTGCGGACCGGGCACACCGTGCTGACCTGGGGAATAACGCTGGTGCTCTTCCTGCACGACACCG AGCTACGCCAGTGGGAAGAGCAAGGGGAGCTGTTCCTGCCCCTCACCTTCCTGCTCCTGGTTCTGGGCTCCCTGTTGCTCTACCTGGCTGTGTCACTCATGGACCCGGGCTATGTGGCTACTCAACCTCAG GAGGAGCCCAAGGAGGAACAGACAGCCATGGTTCCTCAGGCAATCCCACTGCGGCGGTGCAGACACTGCCTAGTGCTG CAACCCCTGCGAGCCCGCCACTGTCGGGACTGCCGCCGCTGTGTTCGCCGCTATGACCACCACTGTCCCTGGATGGAGAACTGTGTGGGTGAACGTAACCACCCCCTCTTTGTGGCCTACCTGGCTCTGCAGCTGGTGGTTCTCCTATGGGGCCTGTGCCTGGCATG GTCCGGCCTCCAATTCTTCCGGCCCTGGGGGCTGTGGCTACGGTCTACTGGGCTCCTGTTTGCCACCTTCCTGCTGCTTTCCTTCTTCTCATTGGTGGTCAGCCTGCTGCTGGCCTCACACCTCTACCTGGTGGCCAGCAACACCACTACCTGGGAGTTCATATCCTCTCACCGAATCGCCTACCTCCGTCAGCGCACCAGCAACCCCTTTGACCGAGGTCTGACTCGAAACCTGGCCCACTTTTTCTGTGGGTGGCCCTCTGGACCCTGGGAGACCCTCTGggctgaagaagaggaggaaggcagcagCCAGGCTGTCTAG